Proteins encoded by one window of Drosophila melanogaster chromosome X:
- the CG14200 gene encoding uncharacterized protein, isoform C: MPRFRNETPEESQYTDGEIVWVKIHNTEIWWPGEVTSSQDFRFVNTTRPPYAVVAFFNEKTFEQVSSAKLIYPFECEHKEEFIKRGKKKAEGIHMADKFSEDVAIAESRSGRIHRSSTSSLAEVCSGPAARPESLIKACLSSNSNSSGVLSSNACSSGVPSAAGRESTFRIMDIGGGATIPPRDAAFECTMCNFHTNSMSVLLIHRRNHMESSNNFGSSNSTTYTVTSTANRTTSRTASRTTTSPATSPRRASRRSHTTIVHEVNGQKSRNNEVRCNSRHVSIMIDVPLTNEEHEKVMSIVDKTLASIELVVGSNAGSSPGSASASVPTRKSSSASSQAPAAVNPRRRTATSRDPGSQRSNQLRATMPAPQSPPAKQRRLTRSMSRRLQGVSPMAVPTEILPPPVQVNSRRNSRRRCTLAATTSEPVISPRRGNPLRKTMTTSPSSIVSPRSAGRRKQPISRNRTTTVTGDAHISSALLTSPLINRPAGDKHESEKQVAEPNLPISPSPEPTTSMADIAQPNQNLQHMQRSIDASKQLQLSLMAEWGDDETDESMEETPQPVEKDTGIVKSPPATEQHADEKEQEQEKTDGGAAKKRIRNIPKKDRRDVVVQEFDVQDSQQDPDDAEVDEPILIQDSDASSNGSVVFVEDEPRQRGRGAYSQSNGNVNVSDKAASSSKMASNIPSCFDFEEEEDVQQQEGQNGLSYRRRTNTNRPDVNGKGPAEEDTLERNEEPVDENELDDNVSYDNAFKGFEDVHKPTIKEGIQTLEEEVHREPDVEPEPWQQVAAYAVESEEAIPQDAPEGEAGDHMFLPIKEPQKRIFKSRNKSTNQMACPPDEDLLPASMTSTLPSANEEELTAPRTYSPLQEANCVGTLLSNHEPSRAISVKNSNKYSSKGVLGGSMTRKRRNKSKTESSRRPLQRSRPMTRQKNPSPKHEELSNHSSRSSSSSSSNNSSSSSSSSSGSSSSNTSSSSSNTSSSSSSSDSHGIGTLSPEPGSSNSCSIASNIAVISAEEARELQRSASGAGLIHAAIVDATQPVQRGGVLILEDIRLPNLYQPSSLHSTDSNGSHRTISHSPDEGDEQSQDPADQPQTNDEDQDVKHMIDDAEPMEQGAEEDDQAAEDDQPEKEQEQDQELGQKSKDKPVSEADNELGRFSPIPEIRYQLQPGELLLNEREREMLRRYKAVVASGRSAEKFRQVRARWNRNMPSTSSDSNGSRHTNSHLPDEGDEQSQDPPDQPQANDEDRDVKNMIDDAEPMEQGAEEDDQAAENDQAAENDQAAENDQAAEEDQQEKEQEQEQEQEQELGQKSEDKLESEVDNELGRLSPIPEDCYQLQPGELLLNEREEELLRQYEADVASGRSAEKCRQAPARWSRTMPFPEESGVHESELDGMPLAASSSEDQERDGEEKETGVGSEGEQPAMATDEEEVSDDRRFQMAMDMDIALDAVELVMPVSLLQTSRRPASYPQVTPMATTQSAIGLNRPTRHLSCARALSDADMARAHQQLVDLREQQRLCFTPPSPPAVLTPPATLLQASGQKRQRRRSKNAPSDHAESGSRSEGGEESSSDAKDGQESPENPPQLCAGRICAVMTRPIPGYSHTFMLCSLNNNNFTPLNNVALYLDNEKNHLVPVPRETLLEPPRLADGHPLSAVFADIDFLGEDAVAQVVEPSEAEAEMEMEMEMEMETEQELVQDQVSPRQLSPQMLLSEADNDYNNENDVESVDAMGIMTPLSQVAEGGALAAAGSYVNEEEELSLHGEQLIGQIMQLNVNGFHLQLDTAMLFSMAEQPDTCIEVNVTDGGGSSTSAAGGSMTAVLNARDILHAAEAYLQERDLQLVNVEDMTLDDRDGDVSTADLAVPPAPDLLSQALVGSQVVDDSEFVNAANAGVGMLHIDTRNGPGLLHVGNDEPGSVVFISHPMPTQNVHLTPPITARTNETNALLDQTPIMSTLESPSGMQLRRVSPLVEGNLEDSLAVIGVTNGSGVPTSLELPITVTNPAIASRMGAPVAEMLQFAPFQ, from the exons ATGCCGCGCTTTCGCAACGAGACGCCGGAGGAGTCGCAGTACACCGATGGCGAAATCGTTTGGGTAAAGATCCACAACACCGAGATCTGGTGGCCCGGCGAAGTGACCTCGTCGCAGGACTTTCGTTTCGTCAACACCACGCGCCCGCCGTACGCAGTTGTGGCGTTTTTCAACGAGAAAACCTT CGAGCAAGTGAGTTCCGCGAAGCTTATTTATCCCTTCGAATGCGAGCACAAGGAGGAGTTCATTAAGCGCGGCAAAA AGAAAGCCGAAGGAATCCACATGGCCGACAAGTTCTCAGAGGACGTGGCGATCGCCGAATCGCGTAGCGGTCGCATCCATCGCTCGTCGACATCGTCCTTAGCGGAGGTCTGCAGCGGACCCGCCGCCCGTCCGGAAAGCCTCATCAAGGCCTGCCTTTCgagcaatagcaacagcagcggcgtGCTGAGCAGCAATGCGTGCAGCAGCGGAGTGCCTTCGGCAGCGGGTCGA GAGTCCACGTTCCGCATCATGGACATCGGGGGCGGCGCCACGATTCCGCCCCGTGACGCTGCCTTCGAGTGCACCATGTGCAACTTTCACACCAACAGTATGAGCGTCCTGCTCATCCACCGGCGCAACCACATGGAGTCGAGCAACAActttggcagcagcaacagcaccacctATACGGTCACCAGTACGGCCAACAGAACGACCAGCAGAACGGCCAGCAGAACGACCACCAGTCCGGCCACCAGTCCACGACGAGCGTCGCGTCGTTCCCACACCACCATCGTGCATGAAGTGAACGGCCAAAAGAGCCGGAACAACGAAGTGCGCTGCAACTCGCGCCACGTGTCCATTATGATTGACGTACCGCTGACAAACGAGGAGCATGAGAAGGTGATGAGCATCGTTGACAAAACGTTGGCCAGCATCGAGCTCGTTGTTGGCTCCAATGCGGGCAGCTCCCCGGGCTCCGCTTCCGCGTCTGTTCCCACACGAAAGAGCTCCTCCGCGTCGTCGCAGGCGCCCGCTGCGGTGAACCCGCGACGCAGAACTGCGACATCTCGAGATCCGGGTAGCCAGCGCTCAAACCAACTGCGAGCCACCATGCCCGCTCCACAGTCGCCGCCGGCAAAGCAACGTCGTCTCACACGCTCCATGAGCAGGCGCCTGCAAGGTGTTTCGCCAATGGCCGTCCCTACGGAGATTCTGCCGCCACCTGTGCAGGTAAATTCGCGTCGTAATTCACGCAGACGCTGCACACTGGCTGCCACCACTAGTGAGCCAGTTATTTCGCCCAGAAGGGGCAATCCCTTACGGAAAACGATGACGACATCGCCATCGAGCATCGTCTCGCCTCGAAGCGCAGGTCGGCGCAAGCAACCGATCTCTAGGAATAGAACGACGACCGTAACTGGTGATGCGCATATATCTTCTGCGCTCCTCACATCGCCTTTAATCAATCGTCCGGCTGGGGACAAACATGAATCGGAAAAACAGGTGGCAGAGCCGAATCTGCCCATCAGTCCATCGCCAGAGCCAACGACATCAATGGCTGACATCGCACAGCCGAATCAGAATCTCCAGCATATGCAGAGGAGCATTGACGCCTCCAAGCAGCTGCAGCTAAGTCTGATGGCGGAATGGGGCGACGACGAGACGGACGAGTCGATGGAGGAGACACCGCAGCCGGTTGAGAAGGATACCGGAATCGTGAAATCACCGCCGGCGACAGAGCAACATGCGGATGAGAAAgaacaggagcaggagaagACTGATGGCGGTGCTGCCAAGAAGCGCATACGCAACATACCAAAGAAGGATCGGCGCGACGTAGTCGTGCAGGAATTCGACGTGCAGGACAGCCAGCAAGACCCCGATGACGCGGAGGTTGACGAGCCGATTTTAATTCAGGATAGCGATGCTAGCTCCAATGGCAGCGTCGTATTCGTAGAAGACGAGCCGAGGCAGCGCGGCCGGGGAGCTTATTCGCAATCCAATGGCAATGTCAATGTCAGTGATAAGGCCGCGTCCTCGTCGAAGATGGCCAGCAACATACCGTCCTGCTTTGActtcgaggaggaggaggatgtaCAGCAGCAGGAGGGCCAGAATGGTTTGAGCTATAGGCGCCGAACGAATACCAATCGTCCTGATGTCAACGGCAAAGGACCCGCTGAGGAGGACACACTCGAGAGGAATGAGGAACCTGTGGATGAGAACGAACTTGACGACAACGTGTCCTACGATAACGCCTTCAAGGGCTTTGAAGATGTCCACAAACCGACAATCAAGGAAGGCATACAGACTCTGGAGGAGGAGGTACACCGTGAGCCTGACGTGGAGCCCGAGCCGTGGCAGCAGGTAGCAGCCTATGCCGTAGAGTCTGAAGAAGCGATTCCCCAGGACGCACCTGAGGGCGAGGCGGGAGATCACATGTTCCTGCCCATCAAGGAGCCGCAAAAGCGCATCTTTAAGTCACGaaacaaatcaacaaatcAAATGGCATGTCCACCAGACGAGGATCTGCTACCAGCCTCCATGACTTCCACGTTGCCAAGCGCCAACGAAGAGGAGCTGACTGCGCCCAGGACTTATAGTCCTCTCCAGGAGGCGAATTGCGTCGGTACACTGCTATCCAATCACGAACCGAGCAGGGCCATCAGCgtcaaaaacagcaacaaatatAGCAGCAAGGGAGTGCTGGGTGGCAGCATGACGAGGAAGCGCCGCAACAAATCCAAGACTGAATCATCCCGTCGCCCGTTACAGCGTTCCAGGCCAATGACACGTCAGAAGAATCCCTCACCCAAGCACGAGGAGTTGAGCAACCACAGCAGccgaagcagcagcagcagcagcagcaacaacagcagcagcagcagcagcagcagcagcggcagtagTAGCAGCAACAcgagcagcagtagcagcaacacGAGCAGCTCAAGCTCTAGCTCGGACTCGCACGGCATCGGAACACTATCCCCGGAGCCGGGCTCCAGCAACAGCTGTTCCATAGCCTCCAACATTGCAGTGATATCGGCAGAAGAGGCACGCGAGCTGCAGCGTTCCGCCTCGGGCGCCGGACTCATCCACGCCGCCATCGTTGACGCCACGCAACCGGTGCAGCGTGGTGGCGTGCTTATCCTAGAGGATATTAGGCTGCCGAATTTGTATCAACCCTCTAGCCTTCACTCAACGGACAGCAATGGCAGCCACCGGACGATCTCACACTCGCCGGATGAGGGCGACGAACAGTCGCAAGACCCGGCTGATCAGCCGCAAACAAACGATGAAGACCAAGATGTGAAGCATATGATTGATGACGCCGAGCCAATGGAGCAAGGGGCGGAAGAGGACGACCAGGCGGCAGAGGACGACCAGCCggagaaggagcaggagcaggatcaGGAGCTGGGACAAAAGTCGAAGGATAAGCCAGTGTCCGAGGCAGACAACGAATTGGGCCGCTTCTCACCGATCCCCGAAATCCGTTACCAGTTGCAGCCTGGCGAGTTGCTGCTTAATGAGCGCGAACGGGAGATGTTGCGCCGGTACAAGGCCGTCGTGGCCAGTGGTCGCAGTGCAGAGAAGTTTCGTCAGGTCCGCGCGCGCTGGAACCGAAACATGCCATCCACATCCTCAGACAGCAATGGCAGCCGCCACACAAACTCACACCTGCCTGATGAGGGCGATGAACAGTCGCAAGACCCGCCAGATCAGCCGCAAGCAAACGATGAAGATCGAGATGTGAAGAATATGATTGATGACGCCGAGCCAATGGAGCAAGGGGCGGAAGAGGACGACCAGGCGGCAGAGAATGACCAGGCGGCAGAGAATGACCAGGCGGCAGAGAATGACCAGGCGGCAGAGGAAGACCAGCaggagaaggagcaggagcaggagcaggagcaggagcaggagctgggaCAAAAGTCGGAGGATAAGCTAGAGTCCGAGGTAGACAACGAGTTGGGCCGCTTGTCTCCGATCCCCGAAGACTGTTACCAGCTGCAGCCTGGCGAGTTGCTGCTTAATGAGCGCGAAGAGGAGCTGTTGCGCCAGTACGAGGCCGATGTGGCCAGTGGTCGTAGTGCAGAGAAGTGTCGCCAGGCCCCCGCGCGCTGGAGCCGAACAATGCCATTCCCCGAAGAATCAGGCGTACACGAATCAGAGTTGGATGGCATGCCGTTGGCCGCGTCGTCATCAGAGGATCAAGAACGGGACGGGGAAGAGAAGGAGACTGGGGTCGGCTCCGAAGGTGAACAGCCCGCAATGGCTACGGATGAAGAAGAAGTATCTGACGACAGGAGGTTCCAGATGGCAATGGACATGGACATCGCACTGGATGCCGTGGAGCTGGTGATGCCGGTTTCATTGCTGCAAACCTCGCGCCGCCCTGCCAGCTACCCGCAAGTCACTCCGATGGCGACCACCCAGTCGGCCATTGGCCTAAATCGACCCACCAGGCATTTAAGCTGTGCCCGAGCCCTGAGCGATGCGGACATGGCCAGGGCCCACCAGCAGCTGGTGGATCTGCGCGAGCAGCAGCGCCTCTGCTTCACCCCGCCATCGCCGCCAGCGGTCCTGACTCCTCCTGCAACACTGCTGCAGGCCAGTGGACAGAAAAGGCAGCGTCGCCGCTCGAAGAACGCTCCAAGTGACCACGCGGAGAGCGGGTCACGCAGCGAAGGCGGCGAGGAATCGTCAAGCGACGCCAAGGATGGTCAGGAGAGTCCCGAGAAC CCGCCACAACTGTGCGCTGGACGCATCTGCGCGGTGATGACTCGACCGATCCCGGGCTACAGTCACACCTTCATGCTGTGCTCgctgaacaacaacaactttaCGCCGCTGAACAACGTGGCGCTGTACCTGGACAACGAAAAGAACCACCTGGTGCCGGTGCCGCGGGAGACACTGCTGGAGCCGCCGCGTCTTGCCGACGGCCATCCGCTGTCCGCCGTCTTTGCGGACATTGACTTTCTGGGCGAAGACGCGGTGGCCCAGGTGGTGGAGCCATCGGAGGCGGAGGCggaaatggagatggagatggagatggaaatGGAGACTGAGCAGGAACTCGTCCAGGATCAGGTGTCGCCGCGCCAACTGTCGCCGCAAATGTTGCTAAGCGAGGCCGATAATGATTACAATAACGAGAACGACGTTGAGTCTGTGGACGCGATGGGCATCATGACACCACTCAGCCAGGTGGCCGAGGGAGGCGCCTTGGCAGCCGCCGGTAGCTACGTGAACGAAGAGGAGGAATTGTCTCTGCACGGCGAACAACTAATTGGGCAGATAATGCAGTTAAACGTGAACGGGTTCCACTTGCAGCTGGATACCGCGATGCTATTCAGCATGGCAGAACAGCCGGACACTTGCATCGAGGTGAACGTCACGGATGGGGGGGGATCCAGCACATCTGCTGCCGGTGGCAGTATGACAGCCGTGCTTAATGCTCGCGACATTCTACATGCGGCAGAGGCATACCTACAGGAGCGCGATCTGCAGCTGGTCAACGTGGAGGACATGACGCTGGACGACAGGGATGGCGATGTGTCAACAGCCGATCTGGCTGTGCCCCCCGCCCCTGATCTGCTCTCCCAGGCGCTGGTCGGCAGCCAGGTCGTGGACGATTCGGAATTCGTGAACGCAGCCAACGCTGGCGTTGGAATGCTTCACATCGATACTCGCAACGGCCCTGGTCTACTGCATGTGGGCAACGACGAGCCGGGCAGCGTGGTGTTCATTTCGCATCCGATGCCTACGCAGAATGTCCACCTCACGCCGCCGATCACGGCGCGCACCAACGAGACAAACGCGCTGCTCGACCAGACGCCCATCATGTCCACGCTGGAGAGTCCCAGTGGCATGCAGCTGCGGCGCGTTTCGCCGCTGGTCGAGGGCAACCTGGAGGATAGTCTGGCCGTGATCGGCGTGACGAACGGCAGTGGCGTACCCACCTCGCTGGAACTGCCCATTACCGTGACCAATCCGGCCATCGCATCCCGTATGGGGGCGCCCGTCGCCGAAATGCTGCAGTTTGCTCCTTTTCAGTAG